Proteins encoded in a region of the Solanum dulcamara chromosome 9, daSolDulc1.2, whole genome shotgun sequence genome:
- the LOC129903776 gene encoding indole-3-acetaldehyde oxidase — MQSVNLAANSYYVPESDSRFYLNFGAAVSEVEIDVLTGETAILQLDIIYDCGQSLNPAVDLGQIKGAFVQGIGFFMLKEYLTNEDGLMVSNSTWTYKIPTIDTITQNFNVPVVNSGHHKKRVLSSKSYKLLNLNLITLLAGSGEPPLLLAASVHCATRAAVKAAREQLKLWGKLDGSVSEFHLDVPAILPVVKTQCGLDYVEKYLESLLS; from the exons ATGCAATCAGTAAACTTAGCAGCAAATTCTTATTATGTGCCAGAATCCGATTCCAGGTTTTACTTGAACTTTGGTGCCGCTGTCAGTGAG GTGGAGATTGATGTTCTGACCGGAGAGACTGCCATTTTGCAGTTGGATATTATTTATGACTGTGGGCAGAGCTTGAATCCAGCTGTTGATTTGGGACAG ATTAAAGGGGCTTTCGTACAAGGAATCGGATTTTTCATGCTCAAAGAATATCTTACAAACGAAGATGGGTTAATGGTCTCAAATAGCACTTGGACATACAAGATCCCGACAATTGACACCATAACTCAGAATTTCAATGTTCCTGTGGTAAACAGTGGACATCACAAAAAACGTGTTCTCTCGTCTAAA TCATACAAGTTGTTGAATCTTAACTTGATTACTCTTTTGGCAGGATCTGGTGAACCGCCTTTGCTTCTAGCTGCTTCGGTCCATTGTGCAACAAGAGCAGCCGTTAAAGCAGCACGTGAACAGCTCAAACTATGGGGCAAGCTCGACGGGTCTGTTTCAGAATTCCATCTGGATGTCCCCGCCATATTACCCGTTGTAAAGACACAGTGTGGCCTGGATTATGTGGAGAAATACTTGGAAAGTTTGCTGTCTTAG